A window of Pectobacterium carotovorum genomic DNA:
ACAGTGCTCAACTGGGACAAAACGATATGCAACGTCTGACACGCTTAACGGAAGAGTCTAACCGCATGCGTGAGCGTATCAGGGCACTGGAAGACATTCTGGATGCAGAACACCCAGACTGGAGAAAATCGTAATGAAAAATACGTGGTCAGGTAAAAAATTATACCGTTTACCGGAAGAAGGTATGCTGAAAGGGGTTTGCGCTGGTTTAGCACGTTATTTTGACGTGCCAGTGAAGCT
This region includes:
- the pspB gene encoding envelope stress response membrane protein PspB; protein product: MSALFLAIPLTIFMLFVAPIWIWLHYSQRKNSAQLGQNDMQRLTRLTEESNRMRERIRALEDILDAEHPDWRKS